Proteins from a single region of Desulfobacter postgatei 2ac9:
- a CDS encoding FAD-binding oxidoreductase, translating into MISEKVIQELKEICGSKFVSSNMTDRILYSYDATRKQFLPDVVVHPADAQAVSRIMKLAHHHRIPVYPRGAGTGFTGGALPVHGGMVMGMSRMNRILTIDQENLVAVVEPGVVTGDFQKAVEAMGLFYPPDPASLNVSSLGGNVAECAGGPRCVKYGVTKDYVIGLEVVTPTGDLMETGGTTMKGVVGYDLTKLFCGSEGTLAVITKIIVKLLPKPQAKKTMLVVFDAIDGAAKAVSAIIREKIIPATLEFMDGRTLDCLRQTAGLSLPKGAGAALIIEVDGDTEFLDKQAQRILNVIESLGVLENRVANTFEESEEIWKIRRAVSPSLRKLQLEKFNEDICVPRSRLPEMIRRIEKISDHYNLPIVNFGHAGDGNIHVNIMADKSDAEQMAKADQAVEALFRATLELGGTMSGEHGVGIMKAPYLSLELSSQSIQYMKILKKALDPHNILNPGKIFPDDAHALPGEMK; encoded by the coding sequence ATGATATCTGAAAAAGTGATTCAGGAGCTCAAAGAGATCTGTGGTTCCAAATTTGTCAGCAGCAACATGACGGACCGCATCCTGTACAGCTATGATGCCACACGCAAACAATTCCTTCCGGATGTGGTGGTGCATCCTGCGGATGCCCAGGCCGTATCGCGGATCATGAAGCTTGCCCATCACCACCGTATCCCGGTTTATCCCAGGGGGGCCGGCACCGGATTCACCGGTGGCGCCCTGCCGGTCCACGGAGGAATGGTCATGGGGATGAGCCGAATGAACCGCATCCTTACTATTGATCAGGAAAACCTTGTGGCCGTTGTGGAACCCGGTGTCGTGACCGGGGACTTTCAAAAGGCTGTGGAGGCCATGGGGCTGTTTTATCCCCCGGATCCGGCATCTTTGAACGTCTCCAGCTTAGGCGGGAACGTGGCCGAATGCGCAGGCGGTCCCCGGTGTGTCAAGTACGGCGTGACCAAGGACTATGTTATCGGCCTGGAGGTGGTGACGCCCACAGGCGATCTGATGGAAACCGGTGGCACCACCATGAAGGGGGTAGTGGGATACGACCTGACCAAGCTCTTCTGCGGTTCGGAAGGAACCCTGGCCGTTATCACCAAGATCATTGTCAAGCTGCTTCCCAAACCCCAGGCCAAGAAGACCATGCTGGTGGTGTTTGATGCCATTGACGGTGCTGCCAAGGCCGTATCCGCCATTATCCGCGAGAAGATCATTCCCGCCACCCTGGAATTCATGGACGGCCGGACCCTGGACTGCCTCAGGCAGACCGCCGGGTTGTCCTTGCCTAAAGGCGCCGGAGCGGCCCTGATTATTGAGGTGGATGGCGACACGGAGTTCCTGGATAAGCAGGCCCAAAGGATTTTGAACGTGATTGAATCTCTCGGCGTTCTGGAGAACCGGGTGGCGAATACGTTTGAGGAAAGCGAAGAGATCTGGAAAATCCGCAGGGCAGTATCCCCCTCATTGAGAAAACTTCAACTGGAAAAATTCAACGAAGATATCTGCGTACCCAGGTCCAGGCTACCGGAGATGATCCGGCGGATCGAAAAGATTTCCGACCACTATAACCTGCCCATTGTGAACTTCGGGCATGCCGGCGACGGAAATATCCATGTCAATATCATGGCGGACAAATCCGATGCTGAGCAAATGGCCAAGGCGGATCAGGCTGTTGAGGCGCTGTTCCGGGCAACCCTGGAACTGGGCGGAACCATGAGCGGAGAACACGGCGTCGGGATCATGAAGGCCCCTTATCTTTCCCTTGAGCTCTCAAGTCAGTCCATCCAATATATGAAAATACTAAAAAAAGCCCTGGACCCGCATAATATTCTCAATCCGGGAAAGATTTTTCCAGACGATGCCCACGCGCTTCCAGGAGAGATGAAATGA
- a CDS encoding (Fe-S)-binding protein, with the protein MKDLEQYREWSQACVKCGACRATCPVFKAENREGAVARGKIALAQAMMDGQLFAEERLVHELSQCLLCGSCTHLCPNQVPTSEIVAAARREVARKNGLSGFGKGVAALLTHKKAMDWMSKGSDLASKLLCRQIPDTSGLRLRFPVPGIPEERTFPKPSFKPFLKRELRQTVSRSAGPRVLFFTGCGINYIYPEIGEYLVRILNFMEIHVTLPDEQVCCGLPALSAGAGDAVETLAKKNLKALKIHAFDYVLTACASCYGALAGIYPTLGTDYVPFAEKTRDIMDFLMDMGLAARLEALPRSADRVKVTYHDPCHLRNHGLTRPPRQLLSALPQVDYVEMADAATCCGLGGTFSVHHYETSQEIGNQKAKHVAQSGVQIVATACPGCIIQLQDSLNRQKIPARAVHLLELVSQALPVK; encoded by the coding sequence ATGAAAGATCTGGAACAATACCGGGAGTGGAGCCAGGCCTGTGTCAAGTGCGGTGCCTGCCGGGCCACATGCCCGGTGTTCAAGGCTGAAAACCGGGAAGGCGCTGTGGCCCGGGGAAAAATCGCCCTTGCCCAGGCCATGATGGACGGGCAACTATTTGCCGAAGAGAGACTGGTCCATGAACTGTCCCAGTGCCTGCTGTGCGGCAGTTGCACCCACCTGTGTCCCAACCAGGTGCCTACCTCGGAGATTGTGGCTGCGGCCCGCAGGGAGGTGGCCCGGAAAAATGGGCTGTCCGGATTTGGAAAAGGCGTGGCGGCTTTGCTGACGCATAAAAAGGCCATGGACTGGATGAGTAAAGGTTCAGATTTGGCATCCAAACTCCTGTGCCGGCAGATTCCCGACACAAGCGGCCTGCGACTGCGGTTTCCTGTGCCGGGCATACCTGAGGAACGCACCTTTCCAAAACCGTCATTCAAACCCTTTTTAAAGCGTGAACTCCGGCAGACGGTTTCCCGTTCAGCAGGCCCCAGGGTGCTGTTTTTTACCGGTTGCGGTATCAATTATATATACCCTGAAATCGGTGAGTATCTGGTGCGAATTCTCAATTTTATGGAAATTCATGTGACACTTCCCGACGAACAGGTCTGCTGCGGGCTTCCAGCCCTGTCCGCCGGTGCGGGGGATGCGGTGGAGACCCTGGCCAAAAAAAATTTAAAGGCTTTAAAAATCCACGCGTTTGACTATGTGCTCACGGCCTGCGCCTCCTGTTACGGGGCATTGGCCGGGATTTATCCTACGCTTGGGACAGACTATGTGCCCTTTGCCGAAAAGACCCGGGACATCATGGATTTTTTGATGGATATGGGCCTGGCAGCCAGACTGGAAGCGCTTCCCCGATCAGCGGACCGGGTTAAGGTGACCTATCACGATCCCTGCCATCTGCGGAATCACGGTCTGACCCGCCCCCCCAGGCAGTTGCTTTCTGCCTTGCCCCAGGTCGACTATGTTGAGATGGCGGATGCCGCAACCTGCTGCGGTCTGGGCGGGACCTTCTCCGTTCACCATTACGAAACCAGTCAAGAGATCGGTAACCAAAAGGCGAAGCATGTTGCCCAAAGTGGGGTCCAGATCGTGGCAACGGCCTGTCCGGGATGCATAATTCAACTTCAGGACAGCCTTAACCGCCAAAAGATTCCTGCCAGGGCAGTTCATCTTCTGGAACTGGTCAGCCAGGCACTGCCTGTCAAGTAA
- a CDS encoding MgtC/SapB family protein: MIQNPIFEQFVNFGLTALVGFALGLERDMAGSENPHAGTRDFILIALIGSVSGYLSQFFQSPWIILGGFLGILSFLLSGYWINRKRDAGITTEIAVILTFFLGVLIVIGFKEMAIAIAIVVLVILSQKKAIQSFTKEIQLFELQAGIKFLIITFIILPVFPNQPLSDYMKTTFGTVHAYDESSSELCIRMDHIPSFASGDVVLLYKSSGEQLGPFTVKSHKGNVITGKFKKEGETLPLEGETLEKNIDILWLYNILKALNPYKIWLIVVLVSFISLVGYIAVKILGPGAGIGLTGFIGGLASSTVTTVSFAKRSLESPAFNRSFAVAILLASSIMFPRLLLEIAIVNYEMMKNIVLPMVIMGTTGILLALYFSLKRNKESAENKALMKLENPFCLKSAITFGIIFSAILILTRLATIYFGDRWLPLVSIISGLVDVDAIAFSLSDAQKAGIVSLDWASLNLVIGAISNTLVKLFYVFTLGSRKLFRQLAISFIIVCISGMITAAFYYIT, from the coding sequence ATGATTCAAAATCCTATTTTTGAACAATTTGTTAATTTTGGATTAACGGCTCTGGTCGGTTTTGCTCTGGGTTTGGAACGGGACATGGCCGGATCTGAAAATCCCCATGCAGGGACGCGTGATTTTATCCTGATTGCCTTGATTGGATCGGTTTCAGGATATTTGAGCCAATTTTTCCAAAGTCCCTGGATCATTTTGGGCGGATTTTTAGGTATATTGTCCTTTCTATTGAGTGGGTACTGGATTAATCGCAAACGGGATGCAGGCATCACGACTGAAATTGCGGTAATACTGACTTTTTTCCTCGGCGTGTTGATCGTTATCGGTTTCAAAGAAATGGCCATTGCCATTGCCATCGTAGTCCTGGTCATTTTATCACAAAAAAAGGCGATTCAATCCTTCACCAAAGAAATACAGCTGTTTGAACTTCAGGCCGGAATAAAATTCCTGATTATAACATTCATCATTCTTCCTGTTTTCCCCAACCAGCCATTGTCTGATTATATGAAAACCACATTTGGCACGGTTCACGCCTACGATGAAAGCAGCAGTGAACTTTGCATTAGAATGGATCATATCCCATCCTTTGCTTCGGGAGACGTTGTTCTCCTGTACAAAAGTTCCGGAGAGCAACTCGGACCCTTTACGGTAAAATCGCATAAAGGAAACGTGATCACCGGAAAATTCAAAAAGGAAGGTGAAACACTGCCCCTTGAAGGGGAGACCCTTGAAAAAAACATTGATATCCTCTGGCTGTATAACATCCTGAAAGCCCTAAACCCTTACAAAATTTGGTTAATTGTCGTGCTGGTCTCGTTTATCAGTCTGGTGGGGTATATTGCCGTCAAAATACTTGGACCCGGCGCAGGTATCGGCCTGACCGGCTTTATTGGCGGATTGGCCTCTTCAACCGTCACCACGGTCTCTTTTGCGAAAAGAAGCCTGGAATCTCCGGCTTTCAACAGAAGCTTTGCAGTTGCCATCCTGCTCGCATCTTCCATAATGTTCCCGAGATTGCTGCTTGAAATTGCCATTGTGAACTATGAGATGATGAAAAATATTGTCCTGCCAATGGTGATTATGGGAACAACGGGAATCCTTCTTGCGCTCTATTTTTCGTTAAAACGGAATAAGGAAAGTGCTGAAAATAAGGCCCTGATGAAGCTGGAGAATCCGTTCTGCCTGAAATCAGCCATCACATTCGGTATAATTTTCAGCGCGATACTGATCCTGACCCGGCTGGCAACAATTTACTTTGGAGACCGTTGGTTGCCGCTTGTTTCGATTATCAGCGGCCTGGTTGATGTCGACGCCATCGCCTTTTCTTTAAGTGATGCACAAAAAGCAGGAATCGTTTCATTGGATTGGGCCAGTTTAAATCTTGTGATTGGTGCCATCTCAAATACACTTGTAAAACTTTTTTATGTTTTTACCCTTGGCAGCCGCAAACTCTTTCGACAATTGGCCATATCATTCATCATTGTCTGTATTTCCGGCATGATCACAGCAGCTTTTTATTACATTACTTGA
- the sucD gene encoding succinate--CoA ligase subunit alpha produces the protein MSVLVNKDTILMTQGITGKAGLFHSIKCRDYGTQLVGGVTPGKGGQVVEGFKVFDSVQECKEETHANATMIFVPPPIAAAAIIEAIDAEIPLIVAITEGIPVHDMIKVKRCLYLSDSVLIGPNSPGIVTPNQAKVGIAPSNIFKPGKIGVVSRSGTLTYEAVYQTTLNGLGQTTAIGIGGDPVHGITFVDVLELFRDDPDTEGIILIGEIGGVDELKAAEFIADEIKVPVVGFIAGVSAPAGKRMGHAGAIIEGKGTSAEAKIKALRKAGVTIAPDATLIGELMLDRINARQKYGMR, from the coding sequence ATGTCTGTATTAGTGAACAAAGATACCATATTGATGACCCAGGGCATCACAGGGAAAGCCGGCCTGTTTCATTCCATCAAGTGTCGTGATTATGGCACTCAACTGGTGGGCGGGGTGACGCCCGGCAAAGGGGGGCAAGTGGTGGAAGGGTTCAAAGTCTTTGACTCAGTGCAGGAATGCAAGGAAGAGACCCATGCGAATGCCACCATGATTTTTGTGCCGCCGCCTATTGCCGCTGCCGCCATTATTGAAGCCATTGATGCCGAGATTCCTTTGATTGTGGCAATCACCGAAGGAATTCCTGTGCACGATATGATCAAAGTAAAGCGGTGTCTGTATTTGAGCGACAGCGTTTTAATCGGACCCAACTCTCCGGGTATCGTAACGCCGAATCAAGCCAAGGTCGGAATTGCGCCGAGCAATATTTTCAAGCCGGGTAAAATAGGGGTAGTCTCCCGTAGCGGAACTTTGACCTACGAAGCGGTCTATCAAACCACCTTGAACGGACTAGGGCAAACGACAGCCATTGGTATTGGGGGTGATCCGGTTCATGGCATAACTTTTGTGGATGTGTTAGAGCTATTTCGTGATGACCCTGACACTGAAGGGATAATACTTATCGGTGAAATCGGTGGCGTCGATGAACTGAAGGCAGCTGAATTTATCGCTGATGAAATCAAGGTTCCGGTTGTTGGATTTATAGCCGGGGTTTCGGCGCCTGCCGGCAAAAGGATGGGGCATGCCGGCGCCATTATTGAAGGAAAAGGCACCAGTGCAGAGGCCAAGATCAAGGCGCTCAGGAAAGCAGGGGTAACTATTGCCCCCGATGCGACGCTCATTGGTGAACTGATGCTGGATCGTATAAACGCAAGGCAGAAGTACGGCATGCGTTAA
- the sucC gene encoding ADP-forming succinate--CoA ligase subunit beta yields the protein MKLHEYQAKEMLRLSGIETPIGVVAHTADEVETLLRQMNITRGLVKAQVLTGGRGKAGGVKFFESVAQAREITDSMLQTTLVTKQTGPSGELISKVLLEQPVEIRQEFYLAILIDRAKSCPTMFVSSEGGVEFDEVAEKFPDKILTIALCEEPDFRALARQINKVFQLDKETFENLVDLLEKLNHAFIHNDCTLLEINPLALCVENGRLLPLDCKVNIDSNARFRQKQWSACFNNELNEHEQTAAKYGLKYIKLDGNVGCMVNGAGLAMATMDTILANGHAPANFLDVGGSASEEAVTQALKIITSDPNVKSILINIFGGILKCDIIARGIVNAVKRTGVKLPLVVRLEGTHKEEGLQIIKDSGLAITRVDSLAEGARLAGAAAED from the coding sequence ATGAAATTGCATGAATATCAAGCCAAAGAAATGTTGCGACTCTCGGGAATCGAGACGCCTATTGGTGTGGTGGCGCACACAGCGGATGAGGTGGAAACCTTGCTGAGGCAAATGAATATCACCCGCGGTTTGGTGAAGGCGCAAGTGTTGACTGGCGGTCGTGGAAAAGCGGGCGGGGTGAAGTTTTTTGAAAGCGTTGCCCAAGCACGTGAGATTACCGACAGCATGCTGCAGACTACCCTGGTGACCAAACAGACGGGGCCCAGTGGTGAATTGATTTCCAAGGTTTTGCTTGAGCAACCCGTGGAGATTAGGCAGGAGTTTTATTTGGCGATTCTCATTGATCGGGCCAAATCGTGCCCGACCATGTTTGTCTCTTCAGAAGGTGGGGTGGAATTCGACGAGGTTGCGGAAAAATTCCCCGATAAAATATTGACAATTGCATTGTGTGAGGAACCTGATTTTAGAGCCCTGGCGCGTCAGATCAATAAAGTCTTCCAGTTGGATAAAGAAACGTTTGAAAACTTGGTGGATCTGCTTGAAAAACTTAACCACGCCTTTATTCACAACGATTGCACGCTTTTGGAAATCAATCCTCTGGCCCTGTGTGTAGAAAATGGGCGGCTATTGCCTTTGGACTGCAAGGTTAACATTGATAGCAACGCTCGGTTCAGGCAAAAACAATGGTCGGCATGCTTCAATAATGAATTAAATGAACACGAGCAGACCGCTGCAAAATACGGGCTGAAATATATCAAATTAGATGGTAACGTGGGATGTATGGTGAATGGCGCCGGCCTGGCGATGGCCACCATGGATACCATCCTGGCCAATGGACATGCGCCTGCGAATTTCTTGGATGTGGGGGGTAGTGCTTCTGAAGAAGCGGTAACGCAAGCCCTGAAAATCATTACCTCAGATCCTAATGTCAAAAGTATTCTCATTAATATTTTTGGCGGCATCTTAAAATGCGATATCATTGCCCGGGGAATCGTAAATGCTGTGAAGCGTACGGGAGTTAAATTGCCCCTGGTGGTTCGTCTGGAGGGTACGCATAAAGAAGAAGGATTGCAAATCATAAAGGATTCCGGATTGGCGATAACCCGTGTCGATAGTTTAGCTGAAGGCGCCCGCTTGGCCGGGGCAGCAGCGGAGGATTGA
- a CDS encoding STAS/SEC14 domain-containing protein gives MIEMINIGLPDAIAYRIEGKITEKEMKTVLAIFRKKIKKNEKLIIYQEVVSIGGVEFNAMIEKWKFFLAFGLSHFSRIAVVTHKKWIHKLVDLEGKLFKSIEMRGFSKEEKDQAIEFLS, from the coding sequence ATGATAGAAATGATAAATATTGGCCTGCCGGATGCCATCGCTTATCGAATAGAAGGCAAGATCACAGAAAAAGAAATGAAAACAGTTCTTGCTATTTTCAGAAAAAAAATCAAGAAGAATGAAAAACTGATAATTTATCAGGAAGTGGTAAGTATCGGTGGCGTAGAGTTCAATGCAATGATAGAAAAATGGAAGTTCTTTCTTGCATTTGGACTTTCCCATTTCAGCAGGATTGCCGTTGTTACACATAAAAAATGGATTCATAAACTTGTGGATCTGGAGGGTAAACTTTTTAAGAGCATAGAAATGAGAGGATTTTCAAAGGAAGAGAAAGACCAAGCGATTGAGTTTTTGTCCTAA
- a CDS encoding ribonuclease H-like domain-containing protein, whose product MLTASFSCFSGLSSSSEQKLWELGCLSWDQFEYLPNKTFSREKMKDVRLQIDQANIALKAGMPDYFLNRFANPDKIRVLEKFQKETAIIDIETTGLRQEAQVTSIAVLKHGKIFLYVKNINLSNFLESLEDINLIITYNGTRFDLPFIRKCFKIDLTIPHLDLLSVLKQLGYTGGQKQCEARLGLDRNLSPGLDGRDAIRLWESWQRHQIQSDLNQLLLYNAEDVFMLEKLAVHSYNLAMKKFPISLRLKSSIPGKMLTKENIVNFAL is encoded by the coding sequence ATGTTGACAGCCTCTTTTTCCTGTTTTAGTGGTCTTTCCAGTTCATCTGAACAAAAGTTATGGGAGTTGGGGTGCCTTTCCTGGGATCAATTTGAATATTTACCGAATAAAACATTTTCCAGGGAAAAAATGAAAGACGTTCGTTTACAAATTGACCAGGCAAACATAGCCTTAAAAGCAGGCATGCCGGATTATTTTCTTAACAGGTTTGCCAATCCCGATAAAATCAGAGTTTTAGAAAAATTCCAGAAAGAAACCGCCATTATTGACATTGAAACAACAGGATTGAGGCAAGAGGCCCAAGTAACCAGCATTGCAGTATTAAAACATGGAAAAATTTTTTTATATGTAAAAAATATTAACCTCAGCAATTTTCTGGAATCTCTTGAAGATATAAATTTAATAATCACCTATAATGGAACTAGGTTTGACCTTCCTTTCATCAGAAAATGTTTTAAAATTGATCTGACAATACCCCATCTTGATTTGTTGTCGGTTTTAAAACAACTTGGATACACTGGTGGTCAAAAACAATGTGAGGCGAGATTAGGTTTAGACAGAAACCTTTCACCTGGTCTCGACGGCAGAGACGCCATCCGTTTATGGGAAAGCTGGCAGCGCCATCAAATTCAATCAGATTTAAATCAGCTACTGTTGTACAATGCTGAAGATGTTTTCATGCTGGAAAAATTAGCTGTTCATAGCTACAACCTGGCTATGAAAAAATTTCCAATATCCTTAAGACTTAAAAGTAGTATTCCTGGTAAAATGCTCACTAAAGAGAATATTGTTAATTTTGCTCTTTGA
- the cas2e gene encoding type I-E CRISPR-associated endoribonuclease Cas2e encodes MTVIICNDTPPAIRGMLKRWFVEPKPNVFVGTVNRRTREKTIEYIRRNAPGLGMLILATAQNSQGFSIVSYGETNRIPVIYDGHYLIAEKWNEDEEC; translated from the coding sequence TTGACAGTTATCATATGCAATGATACCCCTCCTGCCATTCGGGGGATGCTCAAACGCTGGTTTGTTGAACCCAAACCAAATGTTTTTGTGGGGACGGTGAATCGCAGAACGCGAGAAAAAACCATTGAATATATCCGGCGCAATGCACCAGGGCTGGGCATGCTGATTTTAGCAACAGCGCAAAATTCACAGGGCTTTTCCATTGTTTCTTATGGTGAAACCAATCGAATTCCAGTTATTTACGACGGACACTATCTCATTGCTGAAAAGTGGAATGAGGATGAAGAATGTTGA
- the cas1e gene encoding type I-E CRISPR-associated endonuclease Cas1e has product MPIFEKLPLETLTPAKERWTPIYLEHGRLEIDDSSVKWIGADKTVLRLPIATISALMLGPGTTVTHAAVKACADCNTPVCWVGAEGLRFYAFGATPTHDNERARIQAALHASKKSRERIARRMFVMRFGDESVVEGKTIKTLMGMEGHRVRELYISMGQKYGVSWKGRNYNPDNWQLADSLNKAISAANAALYALTTAVVSSMGYLPQLGFIHSAGTLPFVFDIADIYKPETTLEAAFQTIRINPKAEEKDTLTRLKQIIEQSRLMYRIPKDISRLLAE; this is encoded by the coding sequence ATGCCTATTTTTGAAAAGCTTCCTTTGGAAACACTGACCCCGGCCAAGGAGCGCTGGACACCCATCTACCTTGAGCACGGCAGGCTTGAGATAGACGACTCCAGCGTTAAATGGATTGGTGCTGATAAAACAGTACTGCGACTGCCCATTGCAACTATCAGTGCCCTGATGCTTGGTCCGGGAACAACGGTTACACATGCGGCTGTCAAAGCCTGTGCAGACTGCAATACACCGGTGTGCTGGGTAGGCGCAGAAGGGCTGCGGTTTTACGCTTTTGGCGCCACGCCTACACATGATAATGAGCGGGCAAGAATTCAGGCAGCACTTCATGCGTCTAAAAAAAGCCGTGAACGCATTGCCCGAAGAATGTTTGTCATGCGCTTTGGGGACGAGTCTGTGGTTGAAGGGAAAACCATTAAAACATTAATGGGAATGGAGGGTCACAGAGTCAGAGAGCTTTATATCAGTATGGGACAAAAATACGGCGTATCCTGGAAAGGAAGAAATTACAACCCAGACAACTGGCAGCTTGCCGATTCCCTGAATAAGGCCATTTCTGCAGCAAATGCGGCCTTATATGCGCTGACTACGGCTGTAGTCTCCTCCATGGGCTATCTACCACAACTGGGCTTTATACACTCTGCCGGCACTCTGCCCTTTGTTTTTGATATTGCAGACATTTATAAACCGGAAACAACTCTTGAAGCTGCATTTCAAACAATTCGAATCAACCCGAAAGCGGAAGAGAAAGATACGCTCACACGTCTTAAACAGATCATAGAACAATCCAGGCTGATGTATCGAATACCCAAAGATATCAGCAGACTTCTGGCTGAATGA
- the cas5e gene encoding type I-E CRISPR-associated protein Cas5/CasD: protein MDETQSYLGLYLDAPMQSWGYQSKFDRRTSFAFPTKSGIIGMICAAMGIDRSNPDILQDLSNLKMTMLTFQSNGRLTDFHTVGGGWDKKSNPAHIVKTAQGSVGNTVITRREYLLQSRFGVLIMGELLFLEKIAGALYDPKWGIWLGRKSCIPATPICQGIFSDSQTAIGHLENIAGNPVLRTMEEAGTFAEGSDTLNDVPVHFGKRRYAPRRIKI from the coding sequence ATGGATGAAACCCAAAGTTATCTTGGACTTTACCTGGATGCGCCTATGCAGAGTTGGGGATACCAGAGTAAGTTTGACAGGCGTACAAGCTTTGCATTTCCCACCAAAAGCGGAATCATTGGAATGATTTGCGCAGCCATGGGAATTGACAGAAGCAATCCTGATATATTGCAGGATCTTTCAAATCTTAAAATGACCATGCTCACATTTCAAAGCAATGGCAGGTTGACTGACTTTCACACGGTTGGCGGCGGCTGGGACAAAAAATCAAATCCTGCACATATTGTCAAAACGGCCCAGGGCAGTGTTGGAAATACAGTTATCACAAGGCGGGAATACCTTCTGCAATCCAGATTTGGTGTGCTTATCATGGGAGAGCTGTTATTTCTAGAAAAAATAGCGGGCGCCTTGTATGATCCTAAATGGGGTATATGGTTAGGTCGAAAATCGTGTATCCCGGCAACACCAATATGTCAGGGTATTTTTTCTGACAGCCAGACGGCAATAGGACATTTAGAAAACATAGCAGGAAATCCCGTTCTGCGAACCATGGAAGAAGCGGGCACTTTTGCGGAAGGGAGTGATACTCTTAATGACGTTCCGGTTCATTTTGGAAAGCGCCGCTATGCACCGCGACGGATCAAAATATAA
- the cas7e gene encoding type I-E CRISPR-associated protein Cas7/Cse4/CasC, whose translation MNLIELHILQSFPVSCLNRDDVGAPKTAYFGGCQRARVSSQAWKRPIRAMAKESSPGLFAGQRTRFVVRSLEQIYLKKDLEPQKAKTLAILTADSMGKLDDPEKGNVKTLLYFSPQELESVTSEVLDKDYAPLLQAVIDDNRTKKDKSNAEKNLKVITDKASKQLKAKVKDNADIAVFGRMVADDHSLMVEGAGLFSHALSTHSVANEIDFFSAVDDNNTADDEGAGHLGTIEFNSACYYRYVGLNIDMLKDEHHLDHYEDDEFNQVVKTFLKAAILAVPSARKNSMFAFNPPAYVLGLKRNGQPLSLVNAFEKPVRKSRDGYIEESIDRMNSHWENLAETYCLRKQEDVKVVIPEKNIDDFIMVLMNKVSSNG comes from the coding sequence ATGAATCTAATTGAACTTCATATTCTTCAGTCTTTTCCGGTTTCCTGTCTTAACAGGGATGATGTGGGCGCACCGAAAACGGCTTATTTTGGCGGCTGCCAGCGGGCCAGAGTTTCCAGCCAGGCTTGGAAGCGCCCTATAAGAGCCATGGCAAAAGAATCCTCCCCGGGTTTATTTGCCGGCCAGAGAACCCGCTTTGTCGTTCGATCCCTGGAGCAGATCTACCTGAAAAAGGACCTTGAACCACAGAAAGCCAAAACGCTTGCTATTTTAACCGCAGATTCCATGGGAAAACTGGATGATCCTGAAAAAGGAAATGTTAAGACTTTGCTCTACTTTTCTCCCCAGGAACTCGAAAGCGTTACATCAGAGGTATTGGACAAGGATTATGCGCCTCTGCTCCAAGCCGTAATAGATGATAACAGAACTAAAAAAGATAAGAGCAACGCTGAAAAAAATTTAAAGGTTATCACGGACAAAGCATCCAAGCAACTTAAAGCAAAAGTAAAAGACAATGCAGATATTGCCGTTTTTGGTCGTATGGTGGCAGATGATCACTCTTTAATGGTTGAAGGAGCTGGTTTATTCAGCCATGCCCTTTCTACCCATTCCGTTGCCAACGAAATCGATTTTTTCAGTGCTGTGGATGATAACAATACAGCGGATGATGAAGGTGCAGGACACCTTGGTACTATTGAATTCAATTCAGCCTGCTATTACCGTTATGTTGGCTTGAACATTGACATGCTCAAGGATGAACATCACCTCGACCATTATGAAGACGACGAGTTTAATCAGGTTGTAAAAACATTTTTAAAAGCGGCTATCCTAGCAGTACCTTCTGCCAGGAAAAATTCCATGTTTGCCTTTAATCCACCGGCCTATGTCCTTGGACTGAAACGAAATGGTCAGCCACTATCACTTGTCAACGCATTTGAAAAACCGGTTAGAAAATCGAGGGACGGATATATAGAGGAGAGTATTGACAGAATGAATAGTCACTGGGAGAACCTGGCAGAGACATATTGCCTAAGAAAACAAGAAGATGTCAAGGTAGTCATTCCCGAAAAAAATATTGACGATTTTATAATGGTTCTGATGAACAAGGTGTCTTCCAATGGATGA